A single uncultured Methanolobus sp. DNA region contains:
- a CDS encoding flippase-like domain-containing protein encodes MNKIEKWIIISLLISLVSGLIVIAFTFDSDTLAAVMQIKPSYILAAACVHILSYVVWGMRTRSLCKALGFDVSYIRACEIVTSSTLAASITPSSLGGEPLRIHLLHEENIPLGRATAVVFGERVLDGILILALAPFSIYIIRGILDDSVFDAMFIFAEIMLMFILFLTLYAVWKPEPTKKVVFFLVNKLAPFLGKRTDAAIDKIMKKVDTELDHFHDSISILLNEGRRGLALGIFLTVAFWFVDFSMLYVILLGLNQHPDPLLVFASQVIIMILLLIPATPGASGVAEFAGTTAFSLFIPSSLLGIVVIAWRAFTFYMNVFVGGFVSFKILKDADFIKNFLK; translated from the coding sequence ATGAACAAGATCGAGAAATGGATTATCATTTCGTTGCTAATAAGCCTTGTATCAGGGTTGATAGTAATAGCCTTTACTTTTGATTCAGACACTCTTGCTGCTGTAATGCAGATCAAACCATCATATATCCTTGCGGCTGCGTGCGTACATATCCTTAGTTATGTTGTATGGGGTATGCGTACCCGTTCTCTTTGTAAGGCACTGGGATTCGATGTTAGTTATATCAGGGCTTGTGAGATTGTTACATCCAGCACTCTTGCCGCTTCTATTACACCTTCGTCTCTGGGTGGTGAACCTCTCAGGATTCATCTTCTTCACGAAGAGAACATACCTCTTGGTCGAGCAACTGCGGTTGTTTTTGGTGAACGGGTACTTGATGGCATACTGATTCTGGCTTTGGCACCGTTTTCCATCTACATAATACGTGGTATTCTTGACGATTCAGTTTTTGATGCCATGTTCATTTTTGCCGAGATCATGCTAATGTTCATACTATTTCTTACATTGTATGCTGTGTGGAAACCAGAACCAACTAAAAAAGTCGTTTTCTTTTTAGTAAATAAGCTGGCTCCTTTTCTTGGAAAAAGGACAGATGCAGCAATTGATAAAATTATGAAGAAGGTAGACACGGAGCTTGATCATTTCCACGATAGTATCTCAATATTGTTAAATGAGGGCAGACGTGGGCTTGCTTTAGGTATATTTCTTACGGTGGCCTTTTGGTTCGTGGATTTCTCCATGCTATATGTGATACTTCTTGGCCTTAATCAACATCCTGATCCGCTTCTTGTATTTGCCTCTCAGGTAATAATTATGATCTTGCTTCTTATTCCTGCAACACCTGGTGCAAGCGGGGTTGCCGAATTTGCCGGGACAACTGCTTTCTCTCTTTTCATCCCCTCTTCACTACTGGGAATAGTAGTGATCGCCTGGAGGGCTTTCACATTCTATATGAATGTCTTTGTAGGTGGTTTTGTCAGCTTCAAGATTTTAAAGGATGCTGATTTTATCAAGAACTTCCTTAAATAA
- a CDS encoding NDP-sugar synthase encodes MKACIMCGGEGTRLRPLTFARPKPSIPILNKPSVVHLIEHLSKEGFNDIVITLGYMAEKIEEQLGDGRIFGVHIDYVYEKEKLGTAGGVKNAEEYLRDSPFIILGGDHVLNLNLREMYRFHEMTDALVTIGLLSIDDPREFGIADMDVNNRIRRFLEKPGPGEIFSNLASTGIYVCDPEIFDWIPEGKQYDFAKDLFPDILAKKRKINGILARGRWTDVGSPQAYRQAQRWMLESLPGTTIEGHFKTLDARIKGPVSLGHNVTVGSNSAIVGPIVIGENTTIGDNVLIGPYTTIGSNCTINNDTRILSSYIFNDVSIGRNSNVSGSIIDNATTVGNNCSLENGTVIGPEVKIESDVTVHSNVRIWPKLSISEGTKVKEDMLGK; translated from the coding sequence ATGAAAGCCTGTATTATGTGTGGTGGCGAGGGGACAAGGCTTCGTCCCTTAACTTTTGCCCGGCCAAAACCAAGCATTCCTATTCTGAACAAACCATCTGTCGTACATTTGATAGAGCACCTTTCAAAAGAAGGTTTCAATGATATAGTTATCACTCTCGGATATATGGCTGAAAAGATCGAGGAGCAGTTGGGTGATGGGCGAATATTCGGAGTTCATATAGATTACGTATATGAAAAGGAAAAACTGGGAACTGCCGGAGGCGTTAAAAATGCAGAGGAATATCTCCGCGACAGTCCTTTCATTATTCTGGGAGGCGATCACGTACTCAACCTGAACCTAAGGGAAATGTACAGGTTCCATGAGATGACCGATGCTCTTGTCACAATAGGCCTTTTATCTATCGACGATCCTCGCGAGTTTGGTATCGCGGATATGGATGTGAACAACAGGATCAGACGTTTCCTCGAAAAACCAGGGCCTGGTGAAATATTCAGTAATCTTGCAAGTACGGGTATCTATGTATGTGATCCTGAAATATTCGACTGGATCCCGGAAGGTAAACAATATGATTTTGCAAAAGACCTGTTCCCTGATATTCTCGCTAAAAAAAGGAAGATAAATGGTATTCTTGCAAGGGGCAGATGGACTGATGTTGGAAGTCCGCAGGCTTACAGGCAGGCACAGAGGTGGATGCTGGAATCTCTCCCCGGTACTACTATAGAAGGTCATTTCAAGACACTGGATGCTCGCATTAAAGGTCCTGTTTCCCTTGGTCACAATGTGACCGTAGGATCAAATTCTGCTATAGTTGGTCCTATTGTTATTGGTGAGAACACTACAATTGGTGATAACGTCCTTATCGGTCCGTATACTACTATTGGTTCTAACTGTACGATAAATAACGATACCAGGATTCTGTCTTCCTATATTTTTAATGATGTCAGCATTGGTCGCAATTCCAATGTTTCCGGTTCTATCATAGATAATGCTACTACAGTTGGCAATAATTGCAGCCTTGAGAATGGCACCGTGATAGGTCCGGAAGTTAAGATCGAAAGTGATGTTACAGTTCATTCTAATGTACGGATCTGGCCAAAACTTTCTATCTCAGAAGGAACAAAAGTAAAAGAGGATATGCTTGGTAAGTGA
- a CDS encoding OB-fold nucleic acid binding domain-containing protein, producing MEKEEKIVVILLCMALFSLAIAYTFFCSGTPANDEATAFSSSSLTGDKVRLEGDVLTKRFTYSGDHLLMDVDYGSGVVKVFVPSGSGSKEVDSAVNVNDRVLVFGTVSEYEGELEVVVDSSSDVTVL from the coding sequence ATGGAAAAAGAAGAAAAGATCGTAGTGATCCTATTATGCATGGCTCTTTTTTCTCTGGCCATTGCATACACTTTTTTCTGCTCTGGAACTCCCGCAAATGATGAGGCTACTGCTTTTAGTTCATCTTCACTTACCGGGGATAAGGTAAGGCTTGAAGGTGACGTCCTTACAAAACGCTTTACTTATTCAGGTGACCATTTGCTAATGGATGTGGATTATGGTTCAGGTGTTGTCAAGGTGTTCGTACCTTCCGGCAGCGGCTCAAAAGAAGTTGATTCTGCAGTAAATGTAAATGACAGGGTGCTGGTATTTGGAACAGTGTCTGAATACGAGGGCGAGCTAGAGGTTGTGGTGGATAGCAGCAGTGATGTCACAGTTCTTTAA
- a CDS encoding peptidylprolyl isomerase, which yields MLLTSGCTDSDSSRAVQAGDTISVNYTGMLEDGTVFDTSEMDIAEANGIYNPLRGYEPLTFVAGAGQMIDGFDEAVIGMQVGEKKTITLPPEKAYGDVRGDAIINFSVDDFAAANMTPVMGQKITSQGYQGTIVNITDANVTVDFNHHLAGKTLIFDIELVSIEDPQNT from the coding sequence ATGCTACTGACAAGTGGCTGCACAGATTCTGACAGTTCCCGGGCAGTGCAAGCGGGTGATACTATCTCTGTTAATTATACAGGTATGCTTGAAGATGGAACTGTTTTTGACACCTCTGAAATGGATATTGCTGAGGCAAATGGTATTTACAATCCTCTAAGGGGATATGAGCCACTTACATTTGTTGCAGGTGCCGGTCAGATGATCGATGGTTTTGATGAAGCGGTCATCGGTATGCAGGTAGGGGAGAAGAAAACCATCACGCTTCCTCCGGAGAAAGCTTACGGTGATGTTCGTGGAGATGCTATAATCAATTTTTCAGTTGATGACTTTGCAGCAGCAAATATGACTCCTGTAATGGGGCAAAAGATAACTTCCCAGGGTTATCAGGGTACGATTGTTAACATAACAGATGCAAATGTGACTGTTGACTTCAATCATCATCTTGCCGGCAAGACCCTTATCTTTGACATTGAACTTGTCTCTATAGAAGATCCGCAAAACACCTGA
- a CDS encoding flagellin, producing MVLVAAVAAAVLITTSGVLQQEAQYTGREATKEVSSNLMIQKIEGFRSKNSSTDMGNTIDLLKITLGLRAASDPVDLSAVIISITDGYQTNNVIYAGNKNSLAPRADFDGNMSGFSTDKDVNLYKLLTENTTIGNTEINVTYTNAKYYFTVDTIRDEDDSFSQNSPVITTGDFVVIYVSTVSPTSVSTGYATLCEMNVTSSLQSSGLNLIPRSSITLAMTPEAGASTNADFILPTTFGSYEAVQLYP from the coding sequence ATGGTTCTGGTTGCAGCTGTTGCCGCCGCAGTACTGATCACTACCTCAGGAGTCCTTCAGCAGGAAGCGCAGTATACAGGAAGAGAAGCAACCAAAGAAGTTTCATCTAACCTGATGATACAGAAGATCGAAGGATTCCGGTCAAAGAACAGCAGTACTGATATGGGAAATACTATTGACCTGTTGAAAATAACCCTTGGATTGCGCGCTGCCAGTGACCCTGTTGACCTTTCTGCAGTAATTATCAGTATTACAGACGGATACCAGACTAACAATGTGATATATGCAGGTAACAAGAATAGCCTTGCGCCACGTGCGGACTTTGACGGAAACATGTCAGGATTCAGTACGGACAAGGATGTAAACCTCTACAAGCTACTGACAGAGAATACAACCATAGGTAATACGGAAATTAATGTAACCTATACAAATGCAAAATACTATTTTACAGTTGATACTATCAGAGATGAAGACGACTCTTTCTCACAGAACTCCCCTGTAATTACAACAGGAGATTTTGTGGTGATCTATGTATCTACAGTATCACCAACATCAGTCAGCACAGGATACGCAACACTCTGCGAGATGAATGTCACATCTTCACTGCAATCCTCAGGTCTTAACTTAATACCCCGCTCATCAATAACTCTTGCAATGACACCAGAAGCAGGCGCGTCAACAAATGCAGACTTTATTCTCCCTACAACTTTTGGAAGTTACGAGGCAGTACAACTTTACCCGTAA
- a CDS encoding transcriptional regulator, producing MREKKPSGMSEKEYEIVELLRKLDINRPVALTLACLSSGDEITSREIEKNSSLRQPEVSIAMRYLKDNNWVDIREEKKTEGKGRPVKLYRLVTPLEEIVQSIEQRVLLESRYVLNNIEKLKRLA from the coding sequence ATGAGAGAGAAAAAACCAAGCGGCATGAGTGAAAAGGAGTATGAGATCGTAGAGTTGCTCAGGAAATTAGATATAAACAGACCTGTAGCCCTGACTCTTGCCTGCCTCTCCAGTGGAGACGAAATAACCTCCCGTGAAATTGAGAAAAATTCCAGTCTCAGGCAACCTGAAGTAAGTATTGCAATGAGATACCTGAAAGATAACAATTGGGTGGATATTCGGGAAGAGAAGAAAACAGAAGGAAAGGGCAGACCTGTAAAACTTTACAGACTTGTCACACCACTGGAAGAGATCGTGCAGAGCATTGAGCAGAGAGTGCTCCTTGAAAGCAGATATGTACTCAATAATATTGAAAAGCTGAAAAGGCTTGCATAA